From a single Micromonospora pallida genomic region:
- a CDS encoding alpha-amylase family glycosyl hydrolase, protein MTDTGPWWREAVTYEVYLRSFADADGDGLGDLPGLRSRLPYLAALGVDALWVTPFYPSPDRDAGYDVSDHRDVDTRLGTLADVDRLVADAHRLDLRVLVDLVLNHVSSAHPWFVAARTAGPGSPERTRFHVRPGRGPGGAEPPNGWQSIFGGSAWTPFGDGEWYLHLFDTDQPDLRHEHPEVAADALTTLRFWLDRGVDGVRFDAAGSLWKDPGYPELPPGWQPGDPAPYSDRDEVHEIYRRWARELAAYPGDRLGVAETWGGPEVLSPYLRPDELGQAFAMDPLYWPLRPQPWRDGIEALLAATTRHRRLPAWVHGSHDVRRAVDRWGPEAARAVLLLMLALPGAVYLYAGDELGLPEVTLPDDAIRDPVFRRSGGADRGRDGARVPLPWTAGPAPYGFGPDGSTPWLPQPADWGARSVARQHDDPTSTLALVRAALPLRRTCWRGRPAELSWRDAPAGCLAFRRGADGPTCLLNLGDGPVDWRPYGDRVLLASGAAETGRLPARSTAWLI, encoded by the coding sequence ATGACGGACACCGGACCCTGGTGGCGGGAGGCCGTCACCTACGAGGTGTACCTGCGGTCCTTCGCCGACGCGGACGGCGACGGTCTCGGGGATCTGCCCGGTCTACGGTCCCGGCTGCCCTACCTGGCCGCGCTCGGCGTGGACGCGCTCTGGGTCACCCCGTTCTATCCCAGCCCGGACCGGGACGCCGGCTACGACGTCAGCGACCACCGGGACGTCGACACCCGGCTCGGCACGCTGGCCGACGTGGACCGGCTCGTCGCCGACGCGCACCGGCTCGACCTGCGGGTACTGGTGGACCTGGTGCTCAACCACGTCTCCTCGGCCCATCCGTGGTTCGTCGCCGCCCGGACCGCCGGCCCCGGCTCGCCGGAGCGGACCCGGTTCCACGTCCGGCCCGGCCGTGGTCCGGGCGGTGCCGAGCCGCCGAACGGGTGGCAATCCATCTTCGGCGGCTCGGCGTGGACGCCGTTCGGCGACGGCGAGTGGTATCTGCACCTGTTCGACACCGACCAGCCCGACCTGCGCCACGAGCACCCGGAGGTGGCCGCCGACGCGTTGACCACGCTGCGGTTCTGGCTGGACCGTGGGGTCGACGGGGTGCGCTTCGACGCGGCCGGCTCGCTGTGGAAGGACCCCGGCTACCCGGAGCTGCCGCCCGGCTGGCAGCCCGGTGACCCGGCCCCGTACAGCGACCGGGACGAGGTACACGAGATCTACCGCCGGTGGGCGCGGGAGCTGGCGGCGTACCCGGGTGACCGGCTCGGCGTGGCGGAGACCTGGGGCGGGCCGGAGGTGCTCTCGCCCTACCTGCGCCCCGACGAGTTGGGGCAGGCGTTCGCGATGGACCCGCTCTACTGGCCGTTGCGCCCGCAGCCGTGGCGGGACGGGATCGAGGCGCTGCTGGCCGCCACCACCCGACACAGGCGGCTGCCCGCGTGGGTGCACGGCAGTCACGACGTACGGCGGGCAGTCGACCGGTGGGGCCCGGAGGCGGCCCGGGCGGTGCTGCTGCTGATGCTGGCGCTGCCCGGGGCGGTCTACCTGTACGCCGGGGACGAACTCGGCCTGCCCGAGGTCACGCTGCCCGACGACGCGATCCGCGATCCGGTGTTCCGCCGCTCCGGCGGCGCGGACCGGGGACGCGACGGCGCCCGGGTGCCGCTGCCGTGGACCGCCGGCCCCGCGCCGTACGGTTTCGGTCCGGACGGGTCCACGCCGTGGCTGCCCCAGCCGGCCGACTGGGGTGCCCGTTCGGTGGCCCGCCAACACGACGACCCGACCTCGACGCTGGCCCTGGTCCGGGCGGCGCTGCCGCTGCGGCGTACCTGCTGGCGGGGCCGACCGGCGGAGCTGTCCTGGCGGGACGCGCCAGCCGGTTGTCTCGCCTTCCGACGCGGCGCCGACGGGCCGACCTGCCTGCTGAACCTCGGCGACGGGCCGGTCGACTGGCGGCCCTACGGGGACCGCGTCCTGCTCGCCAGCGGCGCGGCGGAAACCGGCCGGCTGCCGGCCCGCTCGACCGCCTGGCTGATCTGA
- a CDS encoding sugar kinase — protein sequence MAGANQPSGLEIVGIGEAMVLFQPPLGRLLVDAPSVEVHVAGAELNLCTAAARLGVRAGFCSRVGADPLGARVLAVARAAGVDTSLVTVDPGHPTGLFLKDIQPDGQRRVHYYRRGSAAAHLDASDAARLLAVRPRLVAVSGITLALGAAPRAAVEAVLRAARDQGVRVALDPNLRPALGDVDQQAAHLRPLLPYVDVLLLGTDEAGPVLGVRDPDDAVEVFAAATAAGVGETVLKAGPDGCHHAGPTGDPVHLPSAATTVVDPVGAGDAFAGGYLAGRLRGASPAGAATLGSALAAGVVAAAGDTAGLPDRAAAAELLRQALTD from the coding sequence GTGGCCGGGGCGAACCAGCCTTCCGGGCTGGAGATCGTGGGGATCGGCGAGGCGATGGTGCTGTTCCAGCCGCCGCTCGGCCGCCTGCTCGTCGACGCCCCGAGCGTCGAGGTGCACGTCGCGGGCGCCGAACTGAACCTCTGTACGGCCGCCGCGCGACTCGGCGTCCGCGCGGGCTTCTGTAGCCGGGTCGGCGCGGATCCGCTCGGTGCCCGGGTGCTCGCGGTGGCGCGGGCCGCCGGGGTGGACACCTCGCTGGTGACCGTCGACCCGGGACACCCCACCGGACTGTTCCTCAAGGACATCCAGCCGGACGGACAGCGGCGGGTCCACTACTACCGGCGCGGATCGGCCGCCGCGCACCTCGACGCGTCCGACGCGGCGCGGCTGCTCGCCGTACGGCCACGGCTGGTCGCCGTCTCCGGGATCACCCTCGCCCTCGGCGCGGCTCCCCGGGCGGCGGTCGAGGCGGTGCTGCGGGCCGCCCGAGACCAGGGCGTGCGGGTGGCGCTGGACCCCAACCTGCGCCCCGCGCTCGGCGACGTCGACCAGCAGGCCGCGCACCTGCGGCCGCTGCTGCCGTACGTGGACGTGCTGCTGCTCGGCACCGACGAGGCCGGACCCGTCCTGGGGGTGCGGGACCCGGACGACGCGGTGGAGGTCTTCGCCGCCGCGACTGCCGCAGGCGTCGGCGAGACGGTGCTCAAGGCCGGCCCGGACGGCTGCCACCACGCCGGTCCGACCGGGGACCCGGTGCACCTGCCGAGCGCGGCCACCACCGTGGTGGATCCGGTCGGGGCTGGCGACGCCTTCGCCGGCGGCTACCTCGCCGGCCGGCTGCGCGGCGCCTCGCCGGCCGGTGCGGCCACGTTGGGCAGCGCCCTCGCCGCCGGGGTGGTGGCGGCGGCCGGCGACACCGCCGGCCTGCCGGACCGCGCCGCCGCCGCCGAGCTGCTGCGCCAAGCGCTGACCGACTGA
- a CDS encoding GH39 family glycosyl hydrolase has protein sequence MTSTNDQPVDARSDWESRIALRSDETGATGGTPVLAPPDGLTAVAGVHHVRLSWSPVPGAVGYLVHRAPVRDGAADGELTPIDHLGGDVLAVPDTWYVDTTGEPGQPYAYAVAAVPEVTVTGPLGAPVTCASLAATGVAPTVVLEVDATADGPALPRPWQPMIGSERLSQLLCTDTSGGREIGGELLAALRRIRDEIGVETVRAHSILHDDLGVYREVDGVPVLDFTCVDRVYDLLLSIGLRPVVEIGFMPRDLASDPERTVFEYRGIISPPKDWDRWAELVRALVAHLLDRYGEEVLGWDFEVWNEANLEVFWSGTREEWMRLYDVTARAVKDVDPRIPVGGPSSAAAGWVDALLEHARRSGAPVDFVSTHTYGSPPLDVRPTLERLGFGEARILWTEWGVTPTHFHPVNDGTSAATFLLTGMRSAAGRVDALSYWVASDHFEELGRPPRLLHGGFGLITVGGIAKPRYHALRMLSQLGETELPVRADGDGADGLVQTWASRRADGSLAILVWASTLDQSKRDGDPALARQIRLVVDGAAGRTVTVTRLDREHGDITTLAGQLGITEWPVGEQWDALRAVDPLPVEKVATTVEGTAAVVELHLPQPGAVLVEVAGG, from the coding sequence GTGACGAGCACCAACGACCAGCCGGTAGACGCCCGATCCGACTGGGAGTCGCGGATCGCTTTACGCAGCGACGAGACGGGCGCGACCGGCGGCACGCCCGTCCTCGCCCCGCCAGACGGCCTGACGGCGGTCGCCGGGGTCCACCACGTCCGTCTCTCGTGGTCGCCGGTGCCCGGCGCGGTGGGTTACCTGGTGCACCGCGCACCGGTCCGGGACGGCGCCGCCGACGGCGAGCTGACCCCGATCGACCACCTCGGCGGCGACGTCCTCGCCGTCCCGGACACCTGGTACGTCGACACCACCGGCGAGCCCGGCCAGCCGTACGCCTACGCCGTCGCCGCCGTCCCCGAGGTCACCGTCACCGGCCCGCTCGGGGCCCCGGTGACCTGCGCGTCGCTGGCCGCCACCGGCGTCGCCCCGACCGTCGTCCTCGAGGTGGACGCGACCGCCGACGGCCCGGCGCTGCCCCGGCCGTGGCAGCCGATGATCGGCAGCGAACGGCTGTCCCAACTGCTCTGCACGGACACCTCCGGCGGCCGGGAGATCGGCGGCGAACTGCTCGCCGCGCTGCGCCGCATCCGCGACGAGATCGGCGTCGAGACGGTACGCGCGCACTCGATCCTCCACGACGACCTCGGCGTCTACCGGGAGGTGGACGGTGTACCCGTACTCGACTTCACCTGCGTCGACCGGGTCTACGACCTGCTGCTCTCCATCGGGCTGCGGCCGGTCGTCGAGATCGGCTTCATGCCTCGGGACCTGGCCAGCGACCCGGAACGGACGGTCTTCGAGTACCGGGGGATCATCTCCCCGCCGAAGGACTGGGACCGATGGGCCGAACTGGTCCGCGCCCTCGTCGCGCACCTACTCGACCGCTATGGCGAGGAGGTGCTGGGCTGGGACTTCGAGGTGTGGAACGAGGCCAACCTGGAGGTGTTCTGGTCGGGCACCCGCGAGGAGTGGATGCGGCTCTACGACGTGACCGCCCGGGCGGTCAAGGACGTCGACCCACGGATCCCCGTCGGCGGGCCGTCGTCCGCCGCCGCCGGCTGGGTCGACGCGCTGCTGGAGCACGCCCGCCGCTCCGGCGCGCCGGTCGACTTCGTCTCCACCCACACCTACGGCAGCCCGCCGCTGGATGTGCGCCCCACCCTGGAGCGGCTGGGCTTCGGGGAGGCCCGCATCCTGTGGACCGAGTGGGGCGTGACGCCCACCCACTTCCACCCGGTCAACGACGGCACGTCCGCGGCGACGTTCCTGCTCACCGGCATGCGCTCGGCGGCGGGCCGGGTGGACGCCCTGTCCTACTGGGTGGCCAGCGACCACTTCGAGGAGCTGGGCCGGCCGCCCCGGCTGTTGCACGGCGGCTTCGGCCTGATCACCGTCGGCGGAATCGCCAAGCCCCGCTACCACGCGCTGCGCATGCTCAGCCAGCTCGGCGAGACCGAACTACCGGTACGCGCCGACGGCGACGGCGCCGACGGCCTGGTACAGACCTGGGCCAGTCGGCGCGCAGACGGCAGCCTGGCCATCCTGGTCTGGGCGTCCACGCTGGACCAGTCCAAGCGGGACGGTGATCCGGCGCTCGCCCGGCAGATCCGGCTGGTCGTCGACGGCGCGGCCGGCCGGACCGTGACCGTCACCCGACTCGACCGCGAACACGGCGACATCACCACGCTGGCCGGGCAGCTCGGCATCACCGAGTGGCCGGTCGGGGAACAGTGGGACGCGCTGCGCGCCGTCGACCCGCTCCCGGTCGAGAAGGTCGCCACCACCGTCGAGGGCACGGCGGCGGTGGTGGAGCTGCACCTCCCCCAGCCGGGCGCGGTGCTCGTCGAGGTGGCCGGAGGCTGA
- a CDS encoding GH39 family glycosyl hydrolase yields the protein MRTDPPPPGATTAAAGGAPGGGHGIRVRAGRGQVDVDWDPVPDAAGYLVHRADGDGPFQVVDHRGGDLLAVPGPPYADSTVEPGRTVRYAVRPVLDPDRPDDGPLGPASAPVSARDGGDAAVEVTVDVARPVGPLPRPWRDMIGSEHLSLLLCTDRVGGEEMGAGLAAALGRVHRELGVERVRAHGILGDDLGVYREVGGQPVHDFTGIDAVLDALAPTGLRPVLELSFVPRALARDPSREITAAGVSSPPRDWDRWAALVGDLIRHLRTRVGDAELRRWAVEVWNEPDLACFWTGTREDYLRMYDVTARAVRAACPGLPVGGPATAATKWIEPFLDHVDASGAPLDFLSTHVYGSPPLDLRPILERHGRADTPLLWTEWGPTPTHFAPVNDSVLSAAFVATGMQEAAGRVAALACWVASDHFEELGRPPALLHGGFGLLSVGNLAKPRFWALRMLEQLAPVQLTARLGGDGAGTLVRAWPSVDPDSGRVAVLLWNGTLDQGVLDRPDQRRRLGRTVRLRIDGLSAARYDLRHRRLDERTSNLAATARRLGVDGWPDAEQWAGLRAADALADAEPPVVVTPDDGCVWLPLDLPMPSLSLLELTPT from the coding sequence GTGCGAACGGACCCACCGCCGCCCGGAGCGACGACGGCTGCGGCCGGCGGTGCCCCGGGCGGCGGCCACGGCATCCGGGTCCGGGCCGGACGCGGACAGGTCGACGTCGACTGGGATCCGGTGCCCGACGCCGCCGGCTACCTGGTGCACCGGGCCGACGGCGACGGCCCGTTCCAGGTGGTCGACCATCGCGGCGGTGACCTGCTCGCGGTGCCCGGCCCGCCGTACGCCGACAGCACCGTCGAACCCGGGCGGACCGTGCGGTACGCGGTGCGCCCGGTACTCGACCCCGACCGGCCCGACGACGGTCCCCTGGGGCCGGCGTCGGCGCCGGTCTCGGCCCGCGACGGCGGGGATGCGGCGGTCGAGGTGACCGTCGACGTCGCCCGCCCGGTCGGGCCGCTGCCCCGGCCGTGGCGGGACATGATCGGCTCCGAGCACCTGAGCCTGCTGCTCTGCACCGACCGGGTGGGCGGCGAGGAGATGGGGGCCGGGCTGGCCGCCGCGCTCGGCCGGGTGCACCGCGAGCTGGGCGTCGAACGGGTCCGCGCGCACGGCATCCTCGGTGACGACCTGGGCGTCTACCGGGAGGTCGGCGGCCAGCCGGTGCACGACTTCACCGGCATCGATGCGGTGCTCGACGCGCTCGCCCCGACCGGCCTGCGGCCGGTGCTGGAGCTGTCATTCGTGCCGCGTGCGCTGGCCCGCGACCCGTCCCGCGAGATCACTGCGGCGGGCGTCTCCAGCCCGCCCCGCGACTGGGACCGGTGGGCGGCGCTGGTCGGCGACCTGATCCGGCACCTGCGGACCCGGGTCGGCGACGCCGAACTGCGGCGGTGGGCGGTCGAGGTGTGGAACGAACCGGACCTGGCCTGTTTTTGGACCGGCACCCGCGAGGACTACCTGCGGATGTACGACGTGACCGCCCGCGCGGTGCGCGCGGCCTGCCCCGGCCTGCCGGTCGGCGGGCCGGCGACCGCCGCGACGAAGTGGATCGAACCGTTCCTCGACCACGTCGACGCCTCGGGCGCGCCGCTGGACTTCCTCTCCACCCACGTCTACGGCAGCCCGCCGCTGGACCTACGGCCGATCCTGGAACGGCACGGCCGGGCCGACACCCCCCTGCTCTGGACGGAGTGGGGCCCCACCCCCACCCACTTCGCGCCGGTCAACGACTCGGTGCTCTCGGCCGCCTTCGTGGCCACCGGCATGCAGGAGGCGGCCGGCCGGGTGGCGGCGTTGGCCTGCTGGGTGGCGAGCGACCACTTCGAGGAGCTGGGGCGGCCACCCGCGCTGCTGCACGGCGGATTCGGGCTGCTGTCGGTCGGCAACCTCGCCAAGCCCCGGTTCTGGGCCCTGCGGATGCTCGAACAGCTCGCGCCGGTGCAGCTCACCGCCCGGCTGGGTGGCGACGGCGCGGGGACGCTGGTGCGGGCCTGGCCGTCCGTCGACCCGGACAGCGGGCGGGTCGCCGTGCTGCTCTGGAACGGCACCCTGGACCAGGGTGTGCTGGACCGCCCCGACCAGCGCCGCCGGCTTGGCCGGACGGTGCGGCTACGGATCGACGGGCTGTCTGCCGCCCGGTACGACCTCCGGCACCGCCGGCTGGACGAGCGGACGTCGAACCTCGCCGCGACCGCCCGTCGGCTCGGCGTCGACGGCTGGCCCGACGCGGAGCAGTGGGCCGGGCTGCGGGCCGCCGACGCCCTCGCTGACGCGGAGCCACCGGTCGTCGTCACGCCGGACGACGGCTGCGTGTGGCTGCCGCTGGACCTGCCGATGCCGTCCCTCTCCCTGCTGGAGCTGACCCCGACATGA
- a CDS encoding mandelate racemase/muconate lactonizing enzyme family protein — protein sequence MAKIVSVDVYPLALGRPDGAPREYTRQPPWPSVYGNQRETLVVRLTADDGTTGWGEALAPVAPEVPGEIVRRLLTPVLIGADPRRVRPLRHQLGELMRERGHLGGHQADAIAAVDIALWDLAGKLAGLPVAELLGGAFHDVVPTYVSGLPGRTDADRVAQARDWVAQGVRRVKLGLGHGVDADLATVTALREVHPDLQVAVDVHGVYGLADAVRLGRGMADRDAWFLEMPLAFEDVAGHADLAARIDLPVALGESLRHRWEFRPFVEARAAGLLQPDIGRTGITEGLAIAQYAETHHLGVAPHHSAGLGLALAAGLHVAAACANLVAFEWHPTLFDRVNDILTVPIEPTPTAIPLPTGPGLGVSVDAEAVARYSQWSSS from the coding sequence ATGGCGAAGATCGTTTCGGTGGACGTCTACCCCCTGGCACTGGGCCGTCCCGACGGCGCGCCCCGCGAGTACACGAGGCAACCGCCCTGGCCGAGCGTCTACGGCAACCAGCGGGAGACCCTGGTGGTCCGACTGACCGCGGACGACGGCACGACCGGCTGGGGGGAGGCCCTCGCCCCGGTGGCCCCCGAGGTGCCCGGCGAGATCGTCCGCCGGCTCCTGACCCCGGTGCTGATCGGCGCGGACCCCCGCCGGGTACGTCCACTGCGCCACCAACTCGGCGAGCTGATGCGCGAACGGGGGCACCTCGGCGGCCACCAGGCCGACGCGATCGCCGCCGTGGACATCGCGCTGTGGGACCTCGCCGGCAAGCTCGCCGGTCTTCCGGTCGCCGAACTGCTCGGCGGCGCGTTCCACGACGTGGTCCCGACGTACGTCTCCGGGCTGCCCGGCCGGACCGACGCCGACCGGGTCGCGCAGGCCCGGGACTGGGTCGCGCAGGGGGTCCGGCGGGTCAAGCTGGGTCTCGGGCACGGCGTCGACGCCGACCTGGCGACCGTGACCGCGCTGCGCGAGGTCCACCCCGACCTCCAGGTCGCCGTGGACGTCCACGGTGTCTACGGCCTGGCCGACGCGGTGCGGCTCGGACGGGGCATGGCCGACCGGGACGCCTGGTTCCTGGAGATGCCGCTGGCCTTCGAGGACGTCGCCGGCCACGCCGACCTGGCCGCGCGCATCGACCTGCCGGTGGCGCTGGGGGAGAGCCTGCGGCACCGCTGGGAGTTCCGGCCGTTCGTCGAGGCCCGGGCCGCCGGCCTGCTGCAACCGGACATCGGACGGACCGGCATCACCGAGGGACTGGCCATCGCGCAGTACGCCGAGACCCACCACCTGGGGGTGGCCCCGCACCACTCGGCCGGGCTCGGGCTGGCCCTCGCCGCCGGTCTGCACGTCGCCGCCGCCTGCGCGAACCTGGTCGCCTTCGAGTGGCACCCGACCCTCTTCGACCGGGTCAACGACATCCTCACCGTGCCGATCGAGCCGACGCCGACCGCGATCCCGCTGCCCACCGGCCCCGGGCTGGGGGTCTCGGTGGACGCCGAGGCGGTCGCCCGCTACAGCCAGTGGAGTTCGTCGTGA
- a CDS encoding dihydrodipicolinate synthase family protein, with product MSTLEPRARVRGLVPILATPFDDTGALDVPSLRRLVEFQLAAGVDGLAVFGMASEGFALTAAERATILTETRAVAGPDVPLVAGINGTSAATAVELALAARDGGADALMVLPPYLAKPAGGQLVDFYATVAEASGLHVMVQDAPAATGVAMPVPLIVELSKLPGVESVKVETQPTAPKVGEVVTAIDGEFDVLGGQNAFFVLEEYARGAVGTMPACEFTDLLAPVLADWRAGREEAAHAGFNRLLPLIRFGMQARLAWAVHKEVLVRRGIIDSAFVRDPAVPLDAGTRAALDVILRHAPLPTWRP from the coding sequence TTGAGCACCCTCGAACCCCGGGCCCGCGTACGCGGACTGGTCCCCATCCTCGCCACCCCGTTCGACGACACCGGCGCGCTGGACGTACCCAGCCTGCGCCGGCTGGTGGAGTTCCAGCTCGCCGCCGGGGTGGACGGGCTCGCCGTCTTCGGCATGGCCAGCGAGGGGTTCGCGCTCACCGCTGCCGAGCGGGCCACGATCCTGACCGAGACCCGGGCCGTCGCCGGCCCGGACGTGCCGCTGGTCGCCGGGATCAACGGCACCAGCGCGGCCACCGCCGTGGAACTCGCGCTCGCCGCGCGGGACGGGGGCGCGGACGCCCTGATGGTCCTGCCGCCGTACCTGGCCAAGCCGGCGGGCGGGCAACTCGTCGACTTCTACGCCACCGTCGCCGAGGCGAGCGGACTGCACGTGATGGTGCAGGACGCGCCGGCGGCGACCGGCGTGGCGATGCCCGTCCCGCTGATCGTGGAGCTGAGCAAGCTGCCCGGCGTCGAGTCGGTCAAGGTGGAGACCCAGCCCACCGCGCCCAAGGTGGGGGAGGTGGTGACCGCCATCGACGGCGAGTTCGACGTGCTCGGCGGGCAGAACGCCTTCTTCGTGCTCGAGGAGTACGCCCGGGGCGCCGTCGGCACGATGCCGGCCTGCGAGTTCACCGACCTGCTCGCACCGGTCCTGGCTGACTGGCGGGCCGGCCGGGAGGAGGCGGCCCACGCCGGGTTCAACCGGCTGCTGCCGCTGATCCGGTTCGGCATGCAGGCCCGCCTGGCCTGGGCGGTGCACAAGGAAGTGCTGGTGCGCCGGGGCATCATCGACTCCGCGTTCGTCCGTGATCCCGCCGTACCGCTGGACGCCGGCACCCGCGCCGCGCTCGACGTGATCCTGCGACACGCCCCGCTGCCGACCTGGCGACCGTGA
- a CDS encoding SDR family oxidoreductase: MRRVLLVGASTPIGRAIAARFAAAGDQVVGYGLEPANEPSLVADLTGDCATGDGAAVAVEAARERLGGLDVLVAAAGRMPIAPAHRTTDEQWHAALSGCLDTLFFPLRAALPLLPAGGSVVAVSSVNAFLAAPWVAAYAAAKGAVEALVRQVALDYGARGIRVNAVAPGIVGAEQLPDAAGGYPIGRTLRPEEVAGAVHFLASDAASGITGVVLPVDGGLSIASPAAFVRADLRQRLAELAP, from the coding sequence GTGAGGCGGGTGCTGCTGGTCGGCGCGTCCACCCCGATCGGCCGGGCCATCGCGGCCCGCTTCGCCGCCGCCGGTGACCAGGTCGTCGGCTACGGCCTGGAACCGGCGAACGAGCCGAGCCTGGTCGCCGACCTCACCGGCGACTGCGCCACCGGTGACGGGGCCGCCGTCGCCGTCGAGGCGGCGCGGGAGCGGCTGGGTGGGCTGGACGTACTGGTCGCCGCCGCCGGGCGGATGCCGATCGCGCCGGCCCACCGCACCACCGACGAGCAGTGGCACGCCGCCCTGAGCGGCTGCCTGGACACGCTCTTCTTCCCGCTGCGCGCGGCGTTGCCGCTGCTGCCGGCCGGCGGGTCGGTCGTCGCCGTCTCCTCGGTGAACGCGTTCCTGGCCGCCCCCTGGGTGGCCGCCTACGCCGCCGCGAAGGGCGCGGTGGAGGCCCTGGTACGCCAGGTCGCGTTGGACTACGGCGCGCGGGGGATCCGGGTCAACGCGGTGGCGCCGGGCATCGTCGGCGCCGAACAACTGCCCGACGCCGCCGGGGGTTACCCGATCGGGCGGACCCTGCGCCCGGAGGAGGTCGCCGGGGCGGTGCACTTCCTCGCCTCCGACGCCGCCAGCGGCATCACCGGAGTGGTGCTGCCGGTCGACGGCGGGCTGTCGATCGCGTCACCCGCCGCCTTCGTCCGGGCCGACCTGCGGCAGCGGCTGGCAGAGTTGGCTCCGTGA
- a CDS encoding YesL family protein has translation MIDSESPVGGRYARLYRLLDWPPRLAGLNLLWLAGVLAGGVVAGLSPATVALFALLRDYQRGGHPRMWHDFWRHWRAEFGRSQLSLGLPLLTVWVFAFYLLAARGTPLAAAVAVLGLGYLTVLAYLPPVLAHFDVPVTTAWRLAAVAAARAPLWTLGLGVTVPLLVLAMVAAVPVTIPFFLPSAPAALVALVAARGFAALPTRPPANRDRSG, from the coding sequence GTGATCGATTCGGAGTCGCCGGTCGGCGGCCGGTACGCGCGCCTCTACCGGCTGCTCGACTGGCCGCCGCGGCTGGCCGGCCTGAACCTGTTGTGGCTGGCCGGGGTGCTCGCCGGCGGCGTGGTCGCCGGCCTGTCGCCGGCCACCGTGGCGCTCTTCGCGCTGTTGCGGGACTACCAACGCGGCGGGCACCCCCGAATGTGGCACGACTTCTGGCGGCACTGGCGGGCGGAGTTCGGCCGGTCGCAGCTCAGCCTGGGCCTGCCGCTGCTGACCGTGTGGGTGTTCGCGTTCTACCTGCTCGCCGCGCGGGGCACTCCGCTGGCCGCTGCGGTCGCCGTGCTCGGCCTGGGCTATCTGACGGTCCTGGCGTACCTGCCCCCGGTGCTGGCGCACTTCGACGTGCCGGTCACCACCGCCTGGCGGCTCGCGGCGGTCGCCGCCGCGCGTGCTCCGCTGTGGACGCTCGGCCTCGGCGTGACGGTGCCGCTGCTGGTCCTGGCGATGGTTGCCGCCGTACCGGTCACCATTCCGTTCTTCCTGCCGAGTGCCCCGGCGGCGCTGGTCGCCCTGGTCGCCGCGCGGGGCTTCGCCGCGCTGCCGACGCGTCCGCCAGCCAACCGCGACCGGTCCGGGTGA
- a CDS encoding mandelate racemase/muconate lactonizing enzyme family protein, which translates to MTLPRIAAVDCFVLKVPNPEIYLGLPDGSADPPTGYEVRPPWRSLYSPRFETLLVRLTTESGVSGWGEALAPVAPEVPAEVVRRLLTPTLIGADPRQVRMLSARLRDLMRERGHLGGHQGDALAAVDIALWDLVGRLAGLPVYELLGGAYREHVPTYVSGLPKRDDPGRAALAAEWAAKGVERIKLHLGKGVAADLASVAAVRAAAPQVRFAVDAHWTYDLAAATRLARGLTAIGGVEFLEAPLAPEDLAGHADLARRTDLPVAVGEAMRHRYEFLPWLRQRAVGLVQPDVARTGITEAMGIADLAAAHHVPAAPHHSVGLGVALAAGLQVSAAMENLSCFEYQPTTTEVGQRILTAPLPGGPDGFPVPTGPGLGVEVDLATVSALAEES; encoded by the coding sequence ATGACTCTCCCCCGGATCGCGGCAGTGGACTGTTTTGTCCTCAAGGTCCCCAATCCCGAGATCTACCTCGGCCTCCCCGACGGTTCCGCCGACCCGCCAACCGGATACGAAGTGCGACCCCCGTGGCGCAGCCTCTACTCGCCCCGCTTCGAGACGCTGCTGGTCCGGCTGACCACCGAGTCGGGCGTCAGCGGCTGGGGCGAGGCGCTCGCCCCGGTCGCCCCGGAGGTCCCCGCCGAGGTGGTGCGCCGGCTCCTGACGCCCACCCTGATCGGGGCCGACCCGCGCCAGGTGCGGATGCTCAGCGCCCGGCTGCGCGATCTGATGCGGGAGCGCGGTCACCTGGGCGGGCACCAGGGCGACGCGCTCGCCGCCGTCGACATCGCGCTCTGGGACCTGGTCGGCCGGCTGGCCGGGCTGCCCGTGTACGAGCTGCTCGGCGGCGCGTACCGCGAGCACGTCCCGACGTACGTCTCCGGACTGCCCAAACGGGACGACCCGGGGCGGGCGGCCCTCGCGGCCGAGTGGGCGGCGAAGGGCGTCGAGCGGATCAAGCTGCACCTCGGCAAGGGGGTGGCGGCGGACCTGGCCAGCGTGGCGGCCGTCCGGGCCGCTGCGCCACAGGTGCGGTTCGCCGTGGACGCGCACTGGACGTACGACCTGGCCGCCGCGACCCGGTTGGCCCGTGGCCTGACCGCCATCGGCGGGGTCGAGTTCCTGGAGGCGCCGCTGGCGCCCGAGGACCTGGCCGGCCACGCCGATCTCGCCCGCCGGACGGACCTGCCGGTCGCCGTCGGCGAGGCGATGCGCCACCGGTACGAGTTCCTGCCCTGGCTGCGGCAGCGGGCCGTCGGCCTGGTGCAGCCGGACGTCGCCCGTACCGGCATCACCGAGGCGATGGGCATCGCCGACCTGGCCGCCGCGCACCACGTACCGGCCGCGCCGCACCACTCGGTGGGGCTCGGTGTCGCCCTCGCCGCAGGTCTCCAGGTCAGCGCCGCCATGGAGAACCTGAGCTGCTTCGAGTACCAACCCACCACGACCGAGGTCGGGCAGCGGATCCTCACCGCGCCGCTGCCGGGCGGGCCGGACGGCTTCCCGGTACCGACCGGACCCGGCCTCGGCGTCGAGGTGGACCTTGCCACTGTCAGTGCCCTCGCGGAGGAAAGTTGA